A window from Candidatus Dormiibacterota bacterium encodes these proteins:
- a CDS encoding APC family permease yields MVDYFLTAALSALSGVIYLSIIVGPLKSVLVEATVVSLVLLAILNWAGISASAKTSLVFAVLAGAAQLATVVAVIIHVGPAHIGETFPRMFSGPHLTPLTLLTGYAGAFLAFSGLESIAQLSPAMAEPRKKVARRAMLLVVITIGLTSPLLTLWSTTLLSNAKNADPNQFVSLLGGYAAGQWLSWSVAISASLLLVFASNTALIGSYHVFLALSKMRFLPRIVERRNRLRDTPTVAIGLAVGIPVAIVILSRANVGLLGDLYAFGLLGAFSMTCIALDIVRWHDHWRGVAFYVGVLTTALVTLAWTTNLFAKPLATLFGGGITLVGMIIAVTTYYLEQHHGLPAVFPHVHREQHPIVMIARGRRMRPCNVLAILSHEPVEAEAIVDAAATAAHGQPIVFLYEGAPSRRSGPPNLMEVVDPYLNDRTAQEVFGRAERDARGKVPDRRYVYVPWNAPLATVRQIWDNVRPQQTLTIGEDDEIGGIPDQRVERRLEGSVQILHYFHERAAGGGVRPTA; encoded by the coding sequence CTGGTCGATTACTTTCTGACCGCGGCACTGAGCGCGCTGTCGGGGGTCATCTACCTCAGCATCATCGTCGGACCGCTCAAGTCGGTGCTGGTCGAGGCGACCGTCGTTTCGCTGGTGCTCCTGGCCATTCTCAACTGGGCCGGCATCAGTGCCAGCGCCAAAACCAGCCTCGTTTTCGCCGTCCTGGCGGGCGCGGCGCAGCTTGCCACGGTCGTCGCGGTGATCATCCACGTCGGGCCGGCGCATATCGGCGAAACCTTTCCACGCATGTTCTCCGGGCCTCACCTGACGCCGCTGACCCTATTGACCGGCTATGCCGGCGCGTTTCTGGCATTCTCCGGACTGGAGAGCATCGCGCAGCTCTCGCCGGCGATGGCCGAGCCGCGAAAGAAGGTGGCACGTCGGGCAATGCTCCTCGTGGTGATCACGATCGGGCTGACGAGCCCGCTCCTGACGCTGTGGTCGACCACGCTACTCTCGAATGCGAAGAACGCGGACCCCAATCAGTTCGTGTCCTTGCTCGGAGGCTATGCCGCGGGCCAGTGGCTTTCGTGGTCGGTCGCCATCAGTGCCTCGCTCCTTTTGGTCTTCGCCAGCAACACCGCGCTGATCGGCAGCTACCACGTCTTTCTGGCGCTTTCCAAGATGCGGTTTCTGCCGCGGATCGTCGAGCGGCGCAACCGGCTGCGGGACACACCGACCGTTGCCATCGGCCTGGCGGTCGGTATTCCGGTCGCGATCGTCATCCTGTCGCGGGCCAACGTCGGGCTTCTCGGCGACCTCTATGCCTTTGGACTGCTCGGCGCCTTTTCAATGACATGTATTGCGCTTGACATCGTGAGATGGCACGACCACTGGCGAGGGGTGGCATTTTATGTGGGAGTCCTGACCACCGCATTGGTGACCCTGGCCTGGACGACGAACCTGTTCGCCAAGCCGCTCGCCACCCTGTTTGGCGGCGGGATCACGTTGGTGGGGATGATCATTGCGGTGACCACGTACTACCTCGAGCAGCACCATGGCCTACCGGCTGTCTTCCCCCATGTCCATCGCGAACAGCATCCGATCGTGATGATCGCGCGGGGCCGGCGGATGCGCCCCTGCAACGTGCTTGCCATCCTGTCTCACGAGCCGGTGGAGGCGGAGGCGATCGTCGATGCCGCCGCGACCGCTGCCCATGGACAACCGATCGTCTTCCTTTATGAGGGGGCTCCATCACGTCGCAGCGGCCCGCCGAACCTGATGGAGGTGGTCGACCCGTACCTCAATGACCGCACCGCGCAGGAGGTGTTCGGCCGAGCCGAGCGCGACGCGCGCGGAAAGGTTCCCGACCGACGCTACGTGTACGTGCCGTGGAACGCCCCGCTCGCTACCGTGCGGCAGATCTGGGACAACGTCCGCCCGCAACAGACACTAACCATCGGCGAGGACGACGAGATCGGTGGCATCCCCGACCAGCGGGTTGAGCGCCGGCTGGAGGGCTCTGTACAGATCCTCCATTATTTTCATGAACGCGCCGCCGGCGGGGGTGTACGACCGACCGCCTGA
- a CDS encoding CDP-alcohol phosphatidyltransferase family protein: MVRRPSETSKGKDEPDLPPNIFVIGLLHDLKRGGYSWQAWGAFWRASWIRSMQIFGMNEELRASWLRFTVAGVFGIVLASLAVFRSFGLTDAIWFIATSLVGWGVLMFDLALHLGLMVNLESGELQQSLGWPNRLTELRGLAAVWVAWGAHWASGGVYIPLVLVFGLAAFTDLLDGWLARRRHASTRWGRLYDPFMDGLFFSVAAISLAVIGILPQWLAALVTLRYAFPIVGGITFLLIRRRTLRVRHTPWGRASSAGIALTVFAAAAAAALGLPFHVIAPLFYLAVGLTALGAFVTILIKGIEQI, encoded by the coding sequence ATGGTGCGCCGCCCGAGCGAGACGTCGAAGGGGAAGGACGAGCCTGACCTCCCGCCCAACATTTTCGTCATCGGCCTCCTCCACGACCTCAAGCGGGGCGGCTATAGCTGGCAAGCCTGGGGCGCGTTCTGGCGTGCCTCCTGGATCCGGTCGATGCAGATCTTTGGGATGAACGAGGAGCTGCGGGCATCCTGGCTGCGCTTCACGGTCGCCGGGGTGTTCGGCATCGTGCTGGCAAGCCTGGCGGTGTTTCGCTCCTTCGGCCTCACCGATGCCATCTGGTTCATCGCAACCAGCCTCGTGGGCTGGGGCGTGCTGATGTTCGATCTGGCCCTGCACCTCGGGCTGATGGTCAACCTCGAGTCTGGCGAGCTGCAGCAATCGCTCGGCTGGCCGAACCGCCTCACCGAGCTGCGAGGGCTGGCGGCGGTCTGGGTCGCCTGGGGCGCGCATTGGGCCAGCGGCGGCGTCTACATCCCACTGGTCCTCGTGTTCGGGCTGGCGGCGTTCACGGATCTACTGGACGGCTGGCTGGCCCGCCGTCGCCATGCCTCGACCCGCTGGGGCCGGCTCTACGACCCCTTCATGGACGGGCTCTTCTTCAGCGTCGCCGCGATCTCGCTGGCCGTGATCGGCATCCTGCCGCAGTGGCTGGCCGCGCTCGTCACGCTACGCTACGCCTTCCCGATCGTGGGCGGCATCACGTTCCTGCTGATCCGCCGCCGCACGCTTCGGGTCCGCCACACGCCCTGGGGACGAGCCTCGTCGGCGGGGATCGCGCTGACTGTCTTTGCGGCGGCGGCGGCCGCCGCGCTCGGGCTGCCCTTCCACGTCATTGCGCCGCTCTTCTACCTGGCCGTCGGGCTCACGGCGCTGGGTGCGTTTGTGACCATCTTGATCAAGGGCATCGAGCAGATTTAG
- a CDS encoding transglycosylase domain-containing protein: MGPPPARRRRRGSRRHPTVGAPARLPSSRRAAPHWLRRILLLTTAGLLAIVVGTGTLLYTYAGELPSLDHLSARNLPQTTRIYARDGVTLLEERYQQRRTVVPLNEMSWDLRHATISIEDKDFYNHGAVNPVRMLAAGVYDLLHQRAAQGGSTITQQLVKNYLLDSSSRSLDRKARELVLSIQLERQYTKDQILEMYLNTIFYGNQSFGVEAAAQTYFGTSARRLDLAQSAFLAGLPQRPSYLNPFLTEGYAHARGRQRDVLSAMVRDGYITAAVADKAYAEDLAPKLAAAHQAAVGQRASIAPHFVDYVWSELEQRYDPSYLLRAGLKIVTTLDPKTQALAQQAVHDGISRYAKSNRVNNGSMLVMNPHTGEVLAMVGSADYSNADIGGQVNYTTALRQPGSSFKPYTYITALMNGWTPASPLDDSNGAHAFPGYPVHDWDARELGTIALRDSLQKSRNISSVHLFKDVGIQKVFATVRSLGINTPLDPSLPTTLGASELRMIDHVSAYSAFANGGHRVRALAVLEVRDAAGALLESNPPQPDAGERVLPASATYLLTDILKGAVHPSMGFPVAAKSGTTTDFKDAWYIGYTSDLVVASWMGRTVSQPTPHNESMNGLWGEVGPASSWRQFMKAYYGSKKPADWARPADVVQMALCKLTGQPAPADVAPELAIQDLAVKPDPALPLASCGTPTPAGGAPPGGAAGLPGALPSLPPLPSTSPPPIVP; this comes from the coding sequence ATGGGTCCTCCCCCCGCCCGGCGCCGGCGACGCGGCTCGCGACGCCATCCCACGGTTGGAGCGCCGGCTCGCCTACCGTCCAGCCGGCGGGCTGCGCCGCACTGGCTTCGCCGCATCCTGCTCCTCACGACGGCCGGTCTGCTCGCCATCGTAGTCGGGACGGGGACGCTCCTTTACACCTACGCGGGAGAGCTACCCAGCCTGGACCACCTCAGCGCCCGCAACCTGCCCCAGACGACTCGGATCTACGCGCGGGACGGGGTCACGCTGCTCGAAGAGCGCTACCAGCAGCGACGCACGGTCGTCCCCCTCAACGAGATGTCCTGGGACCTGCGACACGCCACCATCTCGATCGAAGACAAGGACTTTTACAACCATGGGGCGGTCAACCCGGTGCGGATGCTCGCGGCGGGCGTCTACGACCTGCTGCACCAGCGGGCGGCCCAGGGTGGCAGCACCATCACCCAGCAACTGGTCAAGAACTACCTGCTGGACTCGAGCAGCCGCAGTCTCGACCGGAAGGCGCGCGAGCTGGTGCTCTCCATCCAGCTGGAGCGGCAGTACACGAAGGACCAGATTCTCGAGATGTACCTCAACACGATCTTCTACGGCAACCAATCGTTCGGGGTGGAGGCGGCCGCGCAGACCTACTTCGGTACCTCCGCGCGCCGTCTCGATCTGGCGCAGTCGGCCTTCCTCGCGGGCCTGCCGCAACGCCCAAGTTATTTGAATCCCTTCTTGACCGAGGGCTACGCGCATGCCCGCGGCCGCCAGCGTGACGTCCTGAGCGCGATGGTGCGCGACGGTTACATCACCGCCGCGGTCGCAGACAAGGCATATGCGGAGGATCTGGCGCCGAAGCTGGCGGCCGCGCATCAGGCGGCGGTCGGCCAGCGTGCCTCAATCGCCCCGCACTTCGTCGATTACGTCTGGAGTGAGCTGGAGCAGCGCTACGATCCGAGCTACCTCTTGCGAGCCGGCCTGAAGATCGTGACGACGCTCGATCCCAAGACCCAGGCGCTGGCGCAGCAGGCCGTCCACGACGGCATCAGCCGTTACGCCAAGAGCAACCGGGTCAACAACGGCTCGATGCTGGTCATGAACCCACACACCGGTGAGGTGCTGGCGATGGTGGGCAGCGCGGACTACTCCAACGCCGATATCGGCGGCCAGGTCAACTACACCACGGCGCTGCGTCAACCCGGCTCGTCGTTCAAACCGTACACGTATATCACGGCTTTGATGAATGGCTGGACGCCGGCATCGCCTCTCGATGACAGCAACGGTGCCCACGCCTTCCCGGGCTACCCGGTGCACGACTGGGACGCGCGCGAGCTCGGCACGATCGCGCTGCGCGATTCGTTACAGAAGTCGCGCAACATCTCGTCTGTGCACCTCTTCAAGGACGTCGGCATCCAGAAGGTCTTCGCGACGGTCCGCAGCCTCGGGATCAATACCCCGCTCGATCCGAGCCTGCCGACCACGCTCGGCGCCAGCGAACTTCGCATGATCGACCATGTCTCCGCCTACAGCGCGTTCGCCAACGGCGGCCATCGCGTTCGAGCCCTGGCGGTCCTCGAGGTTCGGGACGCCGCGGGCGCCCTCCTCGAGTCCAACCCGCCGCAACCCGATGCCGGGGAGCGGGTGCTGCCGGCCTCGGCGACCTACCTGCTGACCGACATCCTCAAGGGCGCCGTCCATCCCTCGATGGGGTTCCCGGTCGCCGCCAAGTCCGGCACCACCACGGATTTCAAGGATGCCTGGTACATCGGCTACACATCCGACCTGGTCGTCGCCTCCTGGATGGGCCGGACGGTCAGCCAGCCCACCCCGCACAACGAGTCGATGAACGGGCTGTGGGGCGAGGTCGGGCCGGCGTCCTCGTGGAGGCAGTTCATGAAGGCCTACTACGGCTCCAAGAAGCCCGCCGATTGGGCGCGCCCGGCCGACGTGGTGCAGATGGCGCTCTGCAAGCTCACCGGGCAGCCCGCGCCCGCGGACGTGGCGCCCGAGCTGGCGATCCAGGACCTAGCGGTCAAACCGGATCCCGCCCTGCCCCTCGCCAGCTGCGGAACACCCACCCCGGCCGGCGGGGCGCCTCCAGGCGGCGCCGCGGGGCTCCCAGGCGCGCTGCCGTCGCTGCCCCCGCTTCCGAGCACTTCGCCACCGCCGATCGTACCCTAG
- a CDS encoding proton-conducting transporter membrane subunit — protein sequence MKTVGNLLAFSPELWLLAGAIVVFLVARFVPSVSTTTVALVTLVAAFLALATQFKQTINILDGAFLLDGFAIVIDVVVLAAAALTLLASRADILPGDGDAGALPGFFLLATMGATLAASAGEIVSLFLALELLAVNLYVLSVLARRGLAPATAGLGYLVAGTASSALLLYGLALVFGLTGETQLRATGRAMAILGPNQPAVLLALSLILGGFALRMGLLPVRWWPRGFESGVPLRVVMFVQSTGVVIAFAVFARIAASTFASSRIPYAAVFAGVAAVVMTGGNLLALMQTSVRRLIVYSTMAQGGFALAAFTDLKGLGLSALLVFLVALALSNICAFAAVIAYARSVHSDAIRDLAGMSRAAPGLAIALAIALVSLIGLPPVAGFFGKLLILQAVVNSGYAWLAVVGVANIGFAAFGYLRVLRIAFVDPPVFEVVPARLDRGIQVAVSLSSLGVVFLGLLLGPLYAAASYGTAALFH from the coding sequence ATGAAGACCGTCGGCAACCTGCTCGCCTTTTCGCCGGAGCTGTGGCTGTTGGCGGGGGCGATCGTCGTTTTCCTCGTGGCGCGATTCGTGCCCAGCGTCTCGACGACGACGGTCGCACTGGTCACCCTGGTCGCAGCATTCCTGGCGTTGGCGACGCAATTCAAGCAGACGATCAACATCCTCGACGGTGCCTTCCTGCTCGACGGCTTCGCGATCGTCATCGACGTCGTCGTGCTGGCGGCGGCTGCCCTCACCCTGCTCGCCAGCCGGGCCGACATCCTTCCCGGCGATGGAGATGCCGGCGCGCTTCCGGGCTTCTTTCTGCTGGCCACCATGGGTGCGACGCTGGCTGCCTCCGCCGGCGAGATAGTCTCGCTCTTCCTGGCATTGGAGCTGCTCGCCGTCAACCTTTATGTCTTGAGCGTGCTGGCGCGGCGCGGCCTCGCACCTGCCACCGCCGGGCTGGGTTACCTCGTGGCGGGCACGGCGAGCTCGGCGCTGCTGCTCTACGGTCTCGCGCTCGTCTTCGGCTTGACGGGTGAGACCCAGCTGCGGGCCACCGGCCGAGCGATGGCCATCCTCGGGCCGAACCAGCCGGCCGTGTTGCTGGCACTCAGCCTGATCCTGGGCGGCTTTGCGCTGCGCATGGGACTGCTCCCGGTGCGTTGGTGGCCCCGAGGCTTCGAGTCGGGCGTGCCCTTGCGCGTCGTCATGTTCGTGCAGTCGACCGGCGTCGTGATCGCCTTCGCGGTCTTCGCCCGCATCGCCGCGTCGACCTTTGCCAGCAGCCGGATTCCGTACGCGGCGGTCTTCGCCGGCGTGGCGGCGGTGGTGATGACCGGTGGGAACCTGCTGGCCCTGATGCAGACCAGCGTCCGGCGCCTGATCGTCTACTCCACGATGGCACAGGGCGGATTCGCCCTGGCTGCCTTCACCGACCTCAAGGGTCTGGGTCTGAGCGCGCTGTTGGTCTTTCTGGTGGCGCTGGCGCTGAGCAACATCTGTGCGTTCGCCGCCGTCATCGCCTACGCGCGCTCGGTGCACAGCGATGCGATCCGTGACCTGGCTGGGATGTCGCGCGCCGCACCCGGCCTGGCGATCGCGCTCGCGATCGCGCTCGTCTCACTGATCGGGCTGCCACCCGTCGCCGGGTTCTTCGGCAAACTGCTCATCCTGCAGGCCGTGGTCAATAGCGGCTACGCCTGGCTCGCGGTGGTGGGCGTCGCCAATATCGGGTTCGCCGCCTTCGGCTACCTGCGCGTGCTTCGCATCGCCTTCGTCGACCCGCCGGTGTTCGAGGTCGTGCCGGCTCGGCTCGACCGCGGCATTCAAGTGGCGGTCTCCCTGTCCTCTCTGGGTGTGGTCTTTCTGGGACTGCTGCTCGGGCCCCTCTACGCCGCCGCCAGCTACGGCACGGCGGCACTTTTTCACTAA
- a CDS encoding NADH-quinone oxidoreductase subunit M: MTLLQAIPTTTATPVPLPTLLLSAMVWVPALAALALLFFPARTELHRQRIRSFAIAATALELAFAVFMWYGFRDQSGAYAYEETRQWLPAIGSSYHLGVDGISMPLLLLSTFLFLFAVLSSSRVREQSKEYLILLLVLETGVVGVFASLDYVLFFLFWQMQAVPMFLLIARFGGPRRLQAAWKFLAVDIAGSALLLLAILILYFKAPVRTFDIVTLHDVVLPTAIATLIAWLFFIAFAVKLPVFPFHTWFIDAQAEASAPVALILGGVLVKLGGYGIIRVDVGEFQDAFHKFAGAVVVIAVVTVLWSAIAVLAQNDVRRLVGYVVMSHMGLVLLAAASSAPVALNGAIVLMVADGLTAALLVLLAAAIVERTGTTSIRAMGGMAGQMGKGAVLWIFAALAAIGFPGLAGFLGQFMIVIGAYPTHRIATLVVLLGVLAVAGAMIVTVQRIFFGTVPERHGRFRDLGTLELANTIGLLSLILVLGLLPAVVMDSINFSVITLLSRGGG, encoded by the coding sequence ATGACCCTTCTCCAGGCCATCCCGACGACGACGGCCACGCCCGTCCCACTGCCCACGTTGCTGCTCAGCGCGATGGTCTGGGTCCCGGCGCTTGCCGCGCTCGCGCTGCTCTTTTTCCCAGCCCGGACCGAGCTGCATCGGCAGCGGATCCGGTCGTTCGCGATCGCCGCCACGGCGCTGGAACTCGCCTTTGCCGTCTTCATGTGGTACGGCTTCCGAGACCAGAGCGGGGCCTACGCCTATGAGGAGACGCGGCAGTGGCTGCCGGCCATCGGCTCGAGCTATCACCTCGGCGTCGACGGCATCAGCATGCCACTGCTGCTCCTCAGCACCTTCCTGTTCCTGTTTGCCGTTTTGTCGTCGAGCCGCGTGCGCGAGCAGTCGAAGGAGTACCTCATCCTGCTGCTGGTTCTGGAGACCGGCGTCGTCGGTGTCTTCGCCTCGCTCGACTACGTGCTGTTCTTCCTCTTCTGGCAGATGCAGGCGGTGCCGATGTTCTTGCTCATCGCCCGCTTCGGCGGCCCGCGCCGGCTGCAGGCCGCGTGGAAATTCCTGGCCGTCGACATCGCGGGAAGCGCGCTCCTCTTACTGGCGATCCTCATCCTCTATTTCAAGGCACCGGTTCGGACCTTCGATATCGTGACGCTCCACGACGTCGTGCTGCCGACCGCGATCGCGACGCTGATCGCCTGGCTCTTTTTCATCGCCTTCGCCGTCAAACTTCCTGTCTTCCCATTCCACACCTGGTTCATCGACGCGCAGGCAGAGGCATCGGCGCCGGTCGCGCTGATCCTTGGCGGGGTCCTCGTCAAGCTCGGCGGGTACGGCATCATCCGCGTCGACGTCGGTGAGTTCCAGGATGCGTTCCACAAGTTCGCCGGCGCCGTCGTCGTGATCGCCGTGGTCACGGTTCTGTGGAGCGCGATCGCTGTGCTGGCGCAGAACGACGTGCGGCGCCTCGTCGGCTACGTCGTGATGAGCCACATGGGCCTCGTCCTGCTGGCGGCCGCCTCCAGCGCGCCTGTTGCCCTCAACGGTGCCATCGTGCTGATGGTTGCCGACGGTCTCACCGCCGCCCTGCTCGTGCTGCTGGCGGCGGCCATCGTCGAGCGCACGGGCACGACCTCAATACGGGCCATGGGCGGAATGGCCGGGCAGATGGGGAAGGGGGCCGTCCTCTGGATCTTCGCCGCGCTGGCCGCCATCGGGTTCCCCGGTCTCGCGGGCTTCCTCGGCCAGTTCATGATCGTGATCGGGGCCTACCCGACCCATCGCATCGCCACCCTTGTGGTCCTGCTGGGCGTGCTGGCGGTCGCCGGCGCCATGATCGTGACGGTCCAGCGGATCTTCTTCGGTACCGTGCCCGAGCGGCATGGACGGTTCCGCGACCTCGGGACGCTCGAGCTAGCCAATACCATCGGGCTGCTGTCGCTGATCCTGGTGCTGGGCCTGCTGCCCGCTGTCGTGATGGACAGCATCAACTTCTCGGTGATCACCCTCCTCTCGCGAGGCGGCGGATGA